AATTACAAGTCATGTGTAAAATGGAAAATGTGTTTTATAACAAACAACATGAATATCCTATTGCACTAGACGTGGCATCTATGGTTTTGGTATTTAACCAGCCTTTATCGATAAGGTTTAGAACAGACGAGAAACATTTTGATGTAGACGGAACGTATAATGCCAGATATGAAGTGGTTAAAAAACGTGTGGACAAAGCTAATATAAAAGGCACATCAGAGCGTATAACGGCTAAAGGTAAATTAACAATTGTCTATTCTCAAAAGGAAGACGAAATTGAGTATTTACAATACATTCATTTCTTACAATCTAAGCACCAATTAGGTGATGAAGTTGAGATTTTAGAACTAGAAGACTTACAGGGTGTAACGGGTTTAAAAGCGTTACGTGTAAATATACTGTACCAAAATGATTCTAATAAAAAGGAGTTTTATACGTATGATGATCTAATGCAGGCTATTAAAGCGTAATAACCTAAGCTGCACTAAGTGTTTTAGGTAAAATAGATTGTATGTACGTTGTGGTGTCTAATACATCTTGGATATTAACGCCAGGATTATTTTTAACAGCAATTCCAAAAGCAAGTAGCGAGACTATAATTCCTATCATAAATACGGTATAGGTTATTCGTAATAACCTGTATTTACGTTCTAAAACAATTCCTAGAAAGTATAAATCTTTAGTTAAGGATTTGTAGATGTATTCTTTATCACTAATCATTTCGTTAATAGCCCATTCAAATTCTTTAAGTCCCATTTTGTGGAAGTTTCCAAAAAAGGTCAGGTTTACTTCCTTGTTTTTTACATCCTCCTTAGTAAATTGCCCGCTGGTTACATTGGGACGTGTTGCTATTATGGACATAACCATAGAGATAACACTAAATAAGGTAAAGATTACCGTAGGCCAGGTTAAATAAGGATTGGTGTCTAATTTAGAAATTAAATTAGCCAGTACTACAGAGATAATAATCGCATTTACAGATAATAATATGTTGGCTTTAGTGTCAGCAATATCACTTAGTTTTATATGGTTTTTTAAAGCAGTCCTGTAAAACGATTGGATTGCACGTTCTGGACTTTCGTTTTTGTATTGTGCTTTATATTTTGCTTTTAGTTCTTCTGTTTTAATTTTTGTCTTTTGTTTTCTTTTAGTTTTTATAAGCTTGGCCAAGTTTTTTTCTTTTCTTGATTGCCAATTTTTTAAAGCATAGTCCGTATAGTAACTGTGTTTTTTTGATAGTACTTTAATGTTTTCGTCTAACCATTCTGTAGGTGTATAAGTTGCTTGTCCAGCTATTTCTAATTCTTTTCTTAAAAACTCGCTAGCTTCAGGGAAGTATTTTTTTCCAAAATGAGAGCAATCAGCATCACGTAATATTTTTTCTAATTCATTTTTTGGTTTGGCATCAAATTGAGTAGCTAATATGCAATCTTCTACAGTTTTAATTACATGCTCACTTGCGTTTTGAGAGGTTAAAAAATCTCTAGCTATTTTTGCGCTAACAATTTCATGACCATTTCTAGTTTGTGTATATCCTACATCGTGCAATAAGGCGGCTAATTCTAGTATTTCGGCATCATTAACATCAATTTTAGAATTTTCTATAATTTCTTTTGTACTTTTAAATACTCGTAAGGTATGCGTATGATTGTGATAAACTATGGTGTTTGGTAGCTCGTTCTTAAGGAGTTCAAATACAAAAGCTTCGGTTTTTTCAACTAGTTTAGACATAGGTGTGTAATTATTCTTATCCAAAGTACTAAAAAAATAAAACTCTCAACCTTTAATGACAAAAAATAACATATTTCTAACGTTTGCTTTCGCTTTTCTACTAAGTAATTGCGCTTCTTTTGAAGCGCAGTATAAAGATGAAATTTCGACTCAAGTCGAATTACCTAATAAAAAAGTTCATAAAACATTTTATTTGGTTGGGGATGCTGGTATTTCTCCTGAAAATGGCTTTTCGAAAGGGTTAACGGCTTATAAAAATTTCATAAAAAATAAAGAAACAAAGGATGATTACACCATCTTTTTAGGAGATAATATTTATCCTGCAGGTTTGCCAAAAAAAGAGCACGAATCTTATGATGAGGCTGAAAATAACATCCAAGCACAAGTTAATTCGGTTAAAGACTTTGAAGGTCAGGTCTTATTTATTCCAGGTAATCATGATTGGTATGCCAATGGTTTACATGGTTTAAAAGATGAAGAACAATTTATCGAAGATGCTCTAGGGGAAAATACGTTTCAGCCAGAAAATGGTTGTCCTCTAGAAGTTGTAGAAGTTAGTGATGCTATCGAATTAATTATTATTGATACCCAATGGTATTTAGAAAACTGGAATAAACATCCAACAATTAACGATGATTGCGAAATTAAAACAAGAGAGCGTTTTCTTTTAGAGTTAGAGGGCGAATTTAAAAAGGCTCAAAATAAAACAGTAATAGTAGCGATGCATCACCCGATGTATACCAATGGCTCGCACGGTGGGTTTTATTCTAAAGACAAGCACCTTTTTCCGTTTCAAAGTAACTTACCACTACCAGGTATAGCCTCTCTTTTAACTCAAGTAAGAACACAAGGTGGCGTGTCTATTCAAGATCGTTTTAACGAGCGTTATAATAATATGATGAATCGTATTAAGACGCTTGCGTTAGAGTATCAAAATATTGTGTTTGCTTCTGGTCATGAGCACACGTTACAATACATCGAGGATAATGGAATTAAACAAATTGTGTCAGGTTCTGGAGCAAAAGGGTCAGGCGCATCTTTAAGTAATAACGGTTTATTTGCTTATGGTAAACAAGGTTTCGCAACATTAACGGTTTATGAAGATGGAAGTAGTTATGTTAGTTTTTATGGCGAAGACAATCAACAAGCTAAGCTATTATTTACTAAACAAGTTTTAGATCAAAAAGCGGCAGAATACGATATCTCACAATTACCAGATAGTTTTCCAATAACAACACAAGCGTCTATTTATACAAAAGAGGAAACAGACAAAACGGGGATTTATCAAGCCTTGTTTGGAGAGAAGTATAGAGATTTATATAGTCAAAAAGTTGAAGTGCCTGTAGCGACTTTGGATACGCTTTATGGTGGATTAGAAATAGTAAGAGAAGGTGGAGGGCATCAAACCAGGTCTTTAAGGCTGCAAACTAAAGATGGACGTCAGTTAAATATGAGAGCCTTGCGTAAAAGTGCGACTCAATATTTGCAGACGGTATTGTTTAAAGAAACCTATTTAAGTGATGATTTTGACAAAACAAAAGTTGAAGATTTAATTTTAGATTTTTATACAGCAGCGCATCCTTATGCGTTTTCTGTGGTTCCTGATTTATCTCATGCAGCAGATGTCTATCATACCAATCCAAAATTGTATTACATTCCAAAACATAAATATTTAAAGGATTATAATTACAATTATGGAGGCGAATTATATTTAATTGAAGAGCGTCCTGAAGATAATTATTCTGATGAGAAAAACTTTGGTTATGCTGATGATATCGAAAGCACACATGATATTATTAAGAAGATACGTAAAGACGAAAAATATAAAATAGACGAAAACGCATTTGTAAGAGCGCGCTTGTTTGATATGCTTTTAGGAGATTGGGATAGACATCAAGACCAATGGCGATGGGCGCAATTTAATCAAGAGAATGGAGATAAGTTGTATAAGCCAATACCAAGAGATAGAGATCAAGTATTTTCTAATTTTGATGGTGCTATCTTAGATATTATGCGTTTTATTTCTGGGTCTACTAAGCAATTACAAGTGTATGATGCGGAGTTGAAAGATATTAAATGGATGAACAGCGCTGGAATAAAGCTTGATAAGTTGTTAATACAAAAATCAGATAAATCGGTTTGGTTAAAGCAAGCGCAATATTTGAAGGAGCATATTACAGATGCTGTGATAGATGAGGCGTTTAGTAAAGTGCCAAAAGAAGCTCAAGACGAATCATTACAAGAAATTAAAACCTTTTTAAAAGGTAGACGTTCTAATTTATTAGATATAGCAGAACGATATTCTGATTACTTAAATGAATTAGTGATACTTACCGGAACGGATAAAGATGATTATATAGAAGTTAAAAGAATTGGAGACAATGAAACTCAAGTCATTATTTCTAGAATTAAAAAAGGAGAAAAAGCAGATGTAATTGTTGATCGTACTTTTAATAAGGATATCACTAAAGAGTTATGGATTTATGCATTGGATGATGACGATGTAATTGAAGTCACAGGAAAAGCTAATAATTTAATATTCACAAGGATTATTGGAGGTCAAAACAATGACGAATACATTATTAATAATGGAAGACGTGTGCGTATATATGATCATAAATCTAAACCCAATACGATTACTAAAAATAATGGAGCAAAAATAAATTTCACAGATATTTATAATAATAACTTGTTCGATTTTCAAAAAAATATAGTTAGAACAAGTGTTATAACACCAAGTTTGGGATATAATCCAGATGATGGTTTTAAAGTTGGAGTTGGTTTTAATTATACCGTTAAAGGGTTTTCTCGTAATCCATACTCGCAGCAACACCGTTTTAAAAGTGGTTACTTTTTCGCGACTAGTGGATTTAGTTTAAATTATGATGGAGAGTTTGCTAATCTTTTTGGCGATTTTAATTTGCATATCTCTGGACAACTAACCAGTGAGAATTTTACTAATAACTTTTTTGGATATGGTAATCAAACGGCTAATAATGACGATGTTTTAGATTTAGATTACAATCGAATAAAAACAAGTATTTACGCGGCAAGTGTAGGGGTTTTGAAAAAAGGAGATTTTGGATCGGATTACGGCGTTAAGGCTTTAGTAGAGGCTATTGAAATTGGAGAAACGCCCGATCGTTTTATCGAAACGTTAGAACCGTCTTCGGTAAATACAGATTTTTATGGAAGACGCTTGTTTGTTGGAGTAGAAGGGAATTTTAATTATCAAAGTTTTGATAATGCTTCTAATCCTTCTAGAGGGATGACATTAGGTATTGATGTTGGTGCGAAGACAGAACCAGAAGATACAAAATACACGTATGGTTATATAAACTCGGAATTAGGGTTTTATAACGCTTTATCAACAAATAGAAAACTAGTATTAAAAACAGATTTGCGTTCGCAATTGCGTTTTGGTGATGATTTAATTTTTTATCAAGCAGCAAATATTGGCGGTAATAATGGATTAAGAGGGTTTCGATTACAACGTTTTACTGGGCAAAATAGCTTGACCGGTAGTGCAGATATTCGTTATAGTTTTAATCAATTTAAAACACGAACATTACCATTGCAATTAGGGGTGTTTGCTGGAGGTGATGTAGGACGTGTCTGGACCAAAAATGGAGATTCTAAAGTCTGGCACAATGATTTTGGTGTTGGTTTTTGGGTCACTGCAGCAGATAGTGTTTCTGGAACATTTAACTTTTTTAATAGTGAAGAAGGGTTGCGTTTTTCTTTTGGATTTGGGTTAAATTTTTAACTAACCAATACATGAAAAATATAATAGTCAATGGATTTGAATATTTAAAAAAACTAGAAAGCAAAATAGCGTTTTATCCAACGGTGTATAGTCTGGTTGGTGTGAGCTTTGCATTTTTTATGTATTACATAGAAAATAAAGGGGTTTCGGGGTATTTAATGGATCATGTTCCTTTGCTGGTTATTAATAACACAGAAACTGCTTTTAGTATTTTAACCACGTTTATAGCGGGATTAATCTCAATCATGGTCTTTAGTTTTTCCATGGTTATGGTTTTACTTAATCAAGCGTCAAGTAATTTTTCGCCAAGAGTATTGCCAAGTTTAATTTCTAATAAACGCCATCAAAAAATATTAGGGATTTATAATGCAACGTTGCTGTATTGTATATTCACAATGGTGTCAATAGAACCAGACGGTGATAAATATCAATTACCTGGGTTTTCAGTACTGTTGGCTATTGTTTTAATGGTCGTGTGTTTGGGTGCTTTTATTTATTTTATTCATTCTATTTCTCAAGAAATTCAAGTGCATAATATAATGCAGCGTATTTTTTCTGAAGCCAAAAATAGATTAGATAAACTTATTACGTCAGAAAAGGATAATAGTAATGCGTTTCCCGAAACTGATAATTGGACAACTTTCTCATCGGTGTCAACGGGCTTTTTACAAGATATAATATTGGATCCTGTGTTAGAGTTTGCTAAAAATAATGACTGTAAATTCCATGTAGTAGCAATCAAAGGGCAATATGTGTATAAGGATAGCCCCTTATTTAAATGTAATACAGAAATAGAGGATGAGGCTTTGGAAGATTTATTAAGCTTTTTTCAGTTTTCTAGAGACGAAGTCATTGAAGATAACTACATATTAGGGTTTAAACAAATCACAGAAATTGCAGTAAAAGCGATGTCGCCAGGAATAAATGATCCCGGAACTGCAGAAATTGCAATAGATTATTTAACAGAGTTGTTTGAAAAAAGAATGCAGAAACAAGATGTTAGTGTTCTTCAATATAATAATGAAGGTTTGGTTAAAATTAGCGCTTTAAGTTTTAAAGATTTATTGTTTTCTGTTTTAGCACCAATCAGGACTTATTCTAAACACGATGTTATGGTTGTGGTTAAATTAATACACATGCTTAATCATTTAGCTTTCACGGTTAGTTGTAATAATAAAAGCTATATTAATGCTGTTTATGAGGAGGCTAGTAAGCTGTTTGAAGATGCTAAAAAGACAATTGTTAATCCAGAGGACGTAAAGTTAATCACGCAGCAGTTAAAGCCTTTTAATTTATAGTTTTAAGCTATAGATATTGTTACCTTCTTTTCCTGAATCCTCATCAGTGATATAAACAGTTGTATTGTCTTTAAAACAAATGCCTTCTTTTTGACTGTCATGTTTTAAATCTATCTTAGTGACAATACCTTCAAAAAAATTATCCGTATTAAATGCTGTTAAGGTCCAAATACGGTCGTGATTTAATAGTACAACAGTTTTTCCGTTGGGACTAATATCTGCAGAGGTTACACGTGTGTCTTTTCCTTTTAATTCATATTCTGTAACATAAGTAGCAACATGTTCTCCTACTTGGTTAGGAACTTTAAGAAGCATCGTCTTTTTATTTTCTTTGCTAAAAATATAAAAGTGGTCTTTCCATAAAAAGAACGATTCAAAATCTTCTGATTTTACATCTTTTGGTAATGTAAAACTAATCGTTAATGCTTCGGTTTTATGATCCACATTTGTTAAGTTTTCGATTTTATAAATAAAGAATTTTTTTCGCTTTTTCGAGTTGTTTCCAAAATCACCAATATATAGACTGCCCTTGCTATCGCTCGTTAGGTCTTCCCAATCTTGGTTTTTTATATTGCTAACATCAATATCTCTAATTATATCTCCTTTTAGGTCTAAACCGTAAACATTGTTTTTATTTCCTGCATCTTCAATAGTCCAAACTAAATCAGAATTACTAATTAATTGTGCTGCCGAAGTTTCTTCTAAATCACTATCTATGGACCCCATTACAGTTAGTTTTCCTGTATTGCAAGACATAAAAAGTAATACTGAAACTAGTATTGGTTTTAATTGAAATGTCATAAATTGTGATGCTTTTAAATTCAATTAAATATAAACATATATCAATCCAAATCTAGCTTTGGAATCTTAAAATATTGATAAAATTAATGAATAAAATTCTTAAAATTGGTCACAGAGGCGCTAAAGGTTATGTTGCAGAAAACACGCTAGACTCTATAAAAAAGGCTATGGCTCTTGGTGTTGATGGCGTGGAGATTGATGTGCATTTATGTAAAAGCGGAGAGGTCGTTGTTTTTCATGATTTCACATTGGATAGAACAACAAATGGAACAGGTAATATTGGAGATTTTTCTTTAAGTGAATTAAAAAAACTTAAAATTGATAATCAATATGAAATACCGACTTTACTAGAAGTGCTAGATTTGATAGGTGATTCTATTATCATTAATATTGAATTGAAAGGTGATAAAACGGCACAGCCAACTAGTGATATCATCAATTATTATATAGCTAATAAGAAATGGTCGATGGATCATGTGTTAGTGAGTAGTTTTAAAGCATCCGAATTAATGGATGTGTTTAATTATAATTCAAACATTCCATTGGGCGTGTTAACAGAAGGAGATTGGGCAGAGGCTTTAGTATTTGCAAAAAGTATAAGAGCAAAAGCCATACATCCTGATTTTAAGATGTTAACTCAGGATAATGTTAGACAAGCACAACAACTTGGGTTCCAGATTAACACCTGGACCGTAAATAAAAAACAGGACATAGAAAAAGTAATAAGCTATCAAGTAGATGCTATAATTAGTGATTTTCCAGACAGAATATGAAACAATACGATGTAATAATTATTGGAGGCGGTGCGGCAGGTTTTTTTGCTGCAATTAATATAGGCGAGTTATATCCAAGCTTAAAAGTAGCCATTTTAGAACGAGGTAAAGATGTTCTCGGTAAGGTAAAAGTGTCTGGAGGAGGGCGCTGTAATGTGACACATGCCGAGTTTGTGCCTCAAGAGTTAACAACATATTACCCAAGAGGTGAAAAAGAATTGTTAGGTCCCTTTCATACGTTTATGACAGGTGATACGATGGGTTGGTTTGAAGATAGGGGCGTGGCGTTAAAAATTGAAGAGGATGGTCGTATTTTTCCTGTTAGTAATAACTCTCAAACGATTATCGATTGTTTTTTAAGTGAGGCGAATAAGCATAACGTTGAGGTGTTAACTAATCAATCAGTATTGAGTTTTAAAAAAACAAATGAGGATTGGGAGATTGAGACAAAAACAGATCACTTTTTGGCTAACAAAGTAATAGTAGCGACTGGAAGTAATCCTAAAATATGGTCTTTTTTACAACAACTAAATCATACTATAATTAAACCCGTCCCCTCTTTATTTACGTTTAATATTAAAGATGATAGAATTAAAGATATACCGGGTGTTGTTGCGCAATATGTTACTGTAAAAGTAGTTGGTTCCAATTTGGAATCTTCAGGGCCATTATTAATTACGCATTGGGGGATGAGTGCGCCTTCTATTTTAAAACTGTCTGCATTTGGAGCTTTGGAGTTGGCCAAAAGGGATTATAAATTTAATATTGAAGTTAATTTTATAAACCAAGATAACGACGTTGTGCTTTCTAGTTTAAAAGATATTAAACAGGAGTTGTCTAAAAAAACGGTGTTAAAAGCAACGCAATTTGATTTGCCAAAGCGTTTATGGAGAACACTAGTTATGGCTTCAGATATTACAGAAGAAACAAGGTGGGCTGATCTTAATAAAGCGCAATTAGAAGCTTTAAGTAATCAATTAACTAAAGCTGTTTTTAACGTGGATGGTAAAAGTACTTTTAAAGAAGAGTTTGTTACGGCAGGAGGAGTAGA
This portion of the Olleya sp. Bg11-27 genome encodes:
- a CDS encoding SdiA-regulated domain-containing protein is translated as MTFQLKPILVSVLLFMSCNTGKLTVMGSIDSDLEETSAAQLISNSDLVWTIEDAGNKNNVYGLDLKGDIIRDIDVSNIKNQDWEDLTSDSKGSLYIGDFGNNSKKRKKFFIYKIENLTNVDHKTEALTISFTLPKDVKSEDFESFFLWKDHFYIFSKENKKTMLLKVPNQVGEHVATYVTEYELKGKDTRVTSADISPNGKTVVLLNHDRIWTLTAFNTDNFFEGIVTKIDLKHDSQKEGICFKDNTTVYITDEDSGKEGNNIYSLKL
- a CDS encoding metallophosphoesterase — translated: MTKNNIFLTFAFAFLLSNCASFEAQYKDEISTQVELPNKKVHKTFYLVGDAGISPENGFSKGLTAYKNFIKNKETKDDYTIFLGDNIYPAGLPKKEHESYDEAENNIQAQVNSVKDFEGQVLFIPGNHDWYANGLHGLKDEEQFIEDALGENTFQPENGCPLEVVEVSDAIELIIIDTQWYLENWNKHPTINDDCEIKTRERFLLELEGEFKKAQNKTVIVAMHHPMYTNGSHGGFYSKDKHLFPFQSNLPLPGIASLLTQVRTQGGVSIQDRFNERYNNMMNRIKTLALEYQNIVFASGHEHTLQYIEDNGIKQIVSGSGAKGSGASLSNNGLFAYGKQGFATLTVYEDGSSYVSFYGEDNQQAKLLFTKQVLDQKAAEYDISQLPDSFPITTQASIYTKEETDKTGIYQALFGEKYRDLYSQKVEVPVATLDTLYGGLEIVREGGGHQTRSLRLQTKDGRQLNMRALRKSATQYLQTVLFKETYLSDDFDKTKVEDLILDFYTAAHPYAFSVVPDLSHAADVYHTNPKLYYIPKHKYLKDYNYNYGGELYLIEERPEDNYSDEKNFGYADDIESTHDIIKKIRKDEKYKIDENAFVRARLFDMLLGDWDRHQDQWRWAQFNQENGDKLYKPIPRDRDQVFSNFDGAILDIMRFISGSTKQLQVYDAELKDIKWMNSAGIKLDKLLIQKSDKSVWLKQAQYLKEHITDAVIDEAFSKVPKEAQDESLQEIKTFLKGRRSNLLDIAERYSDYLNELVILTGTDKDDYIEVKRIGDNETQVIISRIKKGEKADVIVDRTFNKDITKELWIYALDDDDVIEVTGKANNLIFTRIIGGQNNDEYIINNGRRVRIYDHKSKPNTITKNNGAKINFTDIYNNNLFDFQKNIVRTSVITPSLGYNPDDGFKVGVGFNYTVKGFSRNPYSQQHRFKSGYFFATSGFSLNYDGEFANLFGDFNLHISGQLTSENFTNNFFGYGNQTANNDDVLDLDYNRIKTSIYAASVGVLKKGDFGSDYGVKALVEAIEIGETPDRFIETLEPSSVNTDFYGRRLFVGVEGNFNYQSFDNASNPSRGMTLGIDVGAKTEPEDTKYTYGYINSELGFYNALSTNRKLVLKTDLRSQLRFGDDLIFYQAANIGGNNGLRGFRLQRFTGQNSLTGSADIRYSFNQFKTRTLPLQLGVFAGGDVGRVWTKNGDSKVWHNDFGVGFWVTAADSVSGTFNFFNSEEGLRFSFGFGLNF
- a CDS encoding Pycsar system effector family protein, whose protein sequence is MSKLVEKTEAFVFELLKNELPNTIVYHNHTHTLRVFKSTKEIIENSKIDVNDAEILELAALLHDVGYTQTRNGHEIVSAKIARDFLTSQNASEHVIKTVEDCILATQFDAKPKNELEKILRDADCSHFGKKYFPEASEFLRKELEIAGQATYTPTEWLDENIKVLSKKHSYYTDYALKNWQSRKEKNLAKLIKTKRKQKTKIKTEELKAKYKAQYKNESPERAIQSFYRTALKNHIKLSDIADTKANILLSVNAIIISVVLANLISKLDTNPYLTWPTVIFTLFSVISMVMSIIATRPNVTSGQFTKEDVKNKEVNLTFFGNFHKMGLKEFEWAINEMISDKEYIYKSLTKDLYFLGIVLERKYRLLRITYTVFMIGIIVSLLAFGIAVKNNPGVNIQDVLDTTTYIQSILPKTLSAA
- a CDS encoding glycerophosphodiester phosphodiesterase, producing the protein MNKILKIGHRGAKGYVAENTLDSIKKAMALGVDGVEIDVHLCKSGEVVVFHDFTLDRTTNGTGNIGDFSLSELKKLKIDNQYEIPTLLEVLDLIGDSIIINIELKGDKTAQPTSDIINYYIANKKWSMDHVLVSSFKASELMDVFNYNSNIPLGVLTEGDWAEALVFAKSIRAKAIHPDFKMLTQDNVRQAQQLGFQINTWTVNKKQDIEKVISYQVDAIISDFPDRI
- a CDS encoding DUF2254 domain-containing protein encodes the protein MKNIIVNGFEYLKKLESKIAFYPTVYSLVGVSFAFFMYYIENKGVSGYLMDHVPLLVINNTETAFSILTTFIAGLISIMVFSFSMVMVLLNQASSNFSPRVLPSLISNKRHQKILGIYNATLLYCIFTMVSIEPDGDKYQLPGFSVLLAIVLMVVCLGAFIYFIHSISQEIQVHNIMQRIFSEAKNRLDKLITSEKDNSNAFPETDNWTTFSSVSTGFLQDIILDPVLEFAKNNDCKFHVVAIKGQYVYKDSPLFKCNTEIEDEALEDLLSFFQFSRDEVIEDNYILGFKQITEIAVKAMSPGINDPGTAEIAIDYLTELFEKRMQKQDVSVLQYNNEGLVKISALSFKDLLFSVLAPIRTYSKHDVMVVVKLIHMLNHLAFTVSCNNKSYINAVYEEASKLFEDAKKTIVNPEDVKLITQQLKPFNL
- a CDS encoding NAD(P)/FAD-dependent oxidoreductase produces the protein MKQYDVIIIGGGAAGFFAAINIGELYPSLKVAILERGKDVLGKVKVSGGGRCNVTHAEFVPQELTTYYPRGEKELLGPFHTFMTGDTMGWFEDRGVALKIEEDGRIFPVSNNSQTIIDCFLSEANKHNVEVLTNQSVLSFKKTNEDWEIETKTDHFLANKVIVATGSNPKIWSFLQQLNHTIIKPVPSLFTFNIKDDRIKDIPGVVAQYVTVKVVGSNLESSGPLLITHWGMSAPSILKLSAFGALELAKRDYKFNIEVNFINQDNDVVLSSLKDIKQELSKKTVLKATQFDLPKRLWRTLVMASDITEETRWADLNKAQLEALSNQLTKAVFNVDGKSTFKEEFVTAGGVDLKEVNFKNYKSKLHDNLYFAGEIINVDAVTGGFNFQNAWTSAYIVAKNLVS